The Fragaria vesca subsp. vesca linkage group LG2, FraVesHawaii_1.0, whole genome shotgun sequence genome includes a window with the following:
- the LOC101294995 gene encoding uncharacterized protein LOC101294995 yields the protein MEKKQGFFSALKDEVVRGLSPSRSRATSPARSGSPMSGLLRRKKHSNHAQLAALQPEALIGRSGSLRPVMEGPDPDGGEIGESKRVGSGLGQWMRGQLSRAPSVSSVAQNNRRSDLRLLLGVMGAPLAPLHVSTSDPLPHLSIKDTPIETSSAQYILQQYTAASGGQKLQNSIKNAYAMGKVRMVASEFETATKVMKTRNASRSAESGGFVLWQMNPDMWYVELAVGGSKVHAGCNGKLVWRHTPWQGAHTAKGPVRPLRRALQGLDPRSTASMFADARCIGERKVNGEDCFILKLCADPLTLKARSEGPAEIIRHVLFGYFSQKTGLLVHMEDSHLTRIQSNGGDAVYWETTINSFLDDYRPVEGIMIAHSGRSVVTLFRFGEMAMSHTKTKMEEAWTIEEVAFNVPGLSMDCFIPPADLRSETIMSEACELPHDERGKGGGIAAAVHRAKVAALEKEHSANGDSMSWKMEI from the exons ATGGAGAAGAAGCAAGGTTTCTTCTCTGCTCTCAAAGACGAGGTCGTCCGCGGCCTCAGCCCATCCCGTTCACGCGCCACCAGCCCCGCCCGCTCCGGCTCCCCCATGTCGGGTCTGCTCCGCCGCAAGAAGCACAGCAACCACGCCCAGCTGGCGGCGCTGCAGCCGGAGGCCCTGATCGGGAGATCCGGGAGCCTGAGGCCGGTCATGGAGGGCCCGGATCCGGACGGCGGGGAAATCGGGGAGTCGAAGCGGGTCGGGTCGGGTCTGGGCCAGTGGATGCGCGGGCAACTCTCCCGGGCTCCTTCGGTGAGTTCAGTAGCGCAGAACAACCGGAGGTCTGATCTGAGACTCCTTCTCGGAGTCATGGGAGCTCCACTCGCCCCACTCCACGTCAGCACCTCCGACCCTCTCCCTCACCTTAGCATCAAGGACACTCCCATT GAAACTTCGTCTGCCCAGTACATATTGCAACAGTACACAGCGGCATCTGGTGGGCAGAAGCTGCAGAACTCGATTAAAAATGCTTATGCAATGGGAAAGGTTAGGATGGTAGCTTCAGAGTTTGAAACTGCCACCAAGGTGATGAAGACCAGAAACGCATCTAGAAGTGCAGAGTCGGGTGGGTTTGTGCTCTGGCAGATGAATCCGGACATGTGGTATGTGGAGCTTGCAGTTGGGGGCAGCAAAGTTCATGCTGGCTGCAATGGGAAGCTCGTTTGGAGACACACACCATGGCAAGGTGCACATACTGCAAAAGGGCCAGTGAGACCCCTGCGTCGTGCACTTCAG GGTCTTGATCCAAGATCTACAGCTAGTATGTTTGCCGACGCCAGATGTATTGGAGAAAGAAAGGTCAATGGGGAGGATTGCTTCATCCTCAAGCTCTGTGCTGATCCTCTAACTCTGAAGGCCAGGAGTGAAGGCCCTGCGGAAATAATTAGGCATGTGTTGTTTGGCTACTTCAGCCAGAAGACGGGACTTCTTGTTCACATGGAGGACTCTCATTTGACCCGCATTCAGTCCAATGGCGGTGATGCTGTTTACTGGGAAACCACAATCAATTCATTCCTTGATGATTACAGACCTGTTGAGGGAATCATGATTGCGCACTCTGGGCGTTCTGTGGTTACCCTTTTCAGGTTTGGTGAGATGGCAATGAGCCATACCAAAACAAAGATGGAAGAAGCTTGGACGATTGAAGAGGTAGCATTTAATGTTCCAGGCTTGTCAATGGACTGCTTCATTCCCCCAGCTGACTTGAGATCTGAGACAATAATGAGTGAAGCTTGCGAACTTCCTCATGATGAAAGAGGAAAGGGTGGCGGAATTGCTGCAGCAGTACATCGGGCTAAAGTAGCTGCGTTGGAGAAAGAGCATAGTGCTAATGGCGACAGCATGAGCTGGAAGATGGAAATCTAA
- the LOC101294709 gene encoding uncharacterized protein LOC101294709 — protein sequence MGRNALFFLGFLCVAIAGGVGGQAPATSPTATPAPPTPTTPPPVTSSPPPAATTPPPVAASPPPVTASPPPATPPPVSAPPPATPPPATPPPVSAPPPATPPPATPPPATPPPATPPPATPPPATPPPATPPPAPLASPPASVPAPSPTVKSPALAPSPLALSPGPPAPPVGAPGPGGIEAESPGPSQSDQSGVEKVWTMQKMVGSLLFGWALLSLML from the exons ATGGGTCGCAATGCCTTGTTCTTCCTAGGCTTCCTTTGCGTTGCAATCGCCGGAGGAGTCGGAGGCCAAGCTCCCGCAACCTCACCCACCGCCACACCAGCTCCTCCAACCCCCACTACTCCACCTCCGGTCACCTCATCCCCACCCCCAGCAGCCACCACACCTCCCCCAGTTGCCGCCTCACCACCTCCAGTGACCGCATCTCCACCACCTGCCACTCCTCCTCCAGTGAGCGCACCTCCGCCCGCCACTCCACCTCCGGCAACCCCACCACCAGTCAGCGCTCCCCCACCGGCCACTCCACCACCCGCAACTCCTCCCCCGGCTACTCCACCACCCGCCACTCCACCCCCGGCAACTCCACCACCAGCAACTCCACCTCCGGCCACTCCACCACCAGCTCCTCTTGCATCGCCGCCAGCTTCAGTTCCAGCTCCATCTCCCACGGTGAAGTCTCCGGCTTTGGCTCCATCTCCTCTAGCTCTTTCCCCAGGTCCACCAGCGCCTCCTGTCGGAGCGCCTGGTCCCGGCGGCATCGAGGCAGAATCTCCGGGTCCTTCTCAGTCTGATCAG AGTGGAGTAGAGAAGGTGTGGACAATGCAGAAGATGGTTGGGAGCTTGTTGTTTGGATGGGCTCTTCTCAGCTTGATGCTTTAG